From Pieris rapae chromosome 3, ilPieRapa1.1, whole genome shotgun sequence, a single genomic window includes:
- the LOC123690709 gene encoding collagen alpha-1(XI) chain-like codes for MVNVQILMFLVYSFQFVNGEAAESGAVTTTSQESPIPDESQAQIISAELRQCGLRITGPGLTWEKVDDCASAYADPTEMKGDQGLKGIPGVIGIQGLNGEPGLKGEPGPQGEKGDKGKIGEDGSGGEKGDRGSAGPKGVKGDQGASIPGLQGPPGEPGPYNAYSRLLNVELPKKDVESDVLESEARNRDPGTKSNPAKSCADIEADGITDGDYSLNPENEFTASCDFIKQSACLSLEYDEEPKLCDRKPCWLFKSGFNIGKFYRKQLKNIKYLSTLNGTTHSTHKITIICKYLRLSEESNLQIQLYHMLLIGPEASNETPLHYKVNSENCNSETDEGSAEIEITIIGPFLPITDFYIRDFNEKSELIFDKTEVCFYYK; via the exons ATGGTGAATGTTcagatattaatgtttttagtaTATAGTTTTCAATTTGTAAATGGAGAGg CAGCGGAATCCGGAGCTGTAACCACTACAAGTCAAGAGTCTCCTATACCAGAT GAATCTCAAGCACAAATAATATCAGCTGAACTGA GACAATGCGGTTTACGAATA acAGGACCTGGTTTAACATGGGAGAAAGTTGATGATTGCGCCTCAGCGTACGCCGATCCAACAG AAATGAAGGGGGACCAAGGATTAAAGGGAATTCCTGGAGTCATTGGAATACAAGGGCTTAACGGGGAACCAGGATTAAAAGGAGAACCAGGGCCTCAGGGAGAGAAAGGTGACAAAGGAAAGATAGGTGAAGATGGTAGTGGGGGAGAAAAGGGTGATCGAGGTTCTGCAGGACCTAAAGGAGTGAAGGGTGATCAG gGTGCCTCAATTCCCGGCCTTCAGGGGCCTCCCGGTGAACCAGGCCCTTACAATGCATACAGCCGTCTtttgaatgttgaattacCGAAGAAAGACGTTGAAAgtg ATGTACTAGAGTCTGAAGCGCGCAACAGGGATCCCGGTACAAAGTCGAATCCAGCGAAATCGTGCGCAGACATCGAAGCTGATGGCATAACTG ATGGAGATTACTCTCTGAACCCTGAAAACGAGTTTACTGCGAGCtgtgattttataaaacaaagcgCGTGTCTTAGTCTAGAGTATGACGAGGAACCTAAACTATGCGACAGGAAGCCATGTTGGCTGTTCAAGTCTGGGTTCAATATTGGGAAGTTTTATAGAAAG caattaaaaaatataaaatatttaagcacCTTAAACGGAACGACACATTCCACTCACAAGATTACCATTATTTGCAAATACCTGAGATTGAGTGAAGAATCAAATTtgcaaatacaattatatcacATGCTGTTAATTGGACCTGAAGCGTCGAACGAGACGCCATTGCATTATAAAGTCAATAGTGAGAATTGT aatTCAGAGACTGACGAAGGATCTGCTGAAATAGAAATAACCATAATCGGTCCATTCTTACCAATTacggatttttatataagagattttaatgaaaaatctgaacttatatttgataaaactgaagtctgtttttattataaataa
- the LOC110997757 gene encoding collagen alpha-1(XI) chain-like, whose product MVNVQILVFLLYSFQFVNGEATESGTVSTSSQEAPIPDDSQAQIISAELRECGLRITGPGLTWQKVTVCSTAYANPPEIPKIKGTLGVTGIQGLKGEPGLKGEPGAQGSLGLKGEQGIQGPPGVKGEPGLRGVLGPMGPQDPGSVGFQRRGLVGQKGDKGRIGKDGSGGEKGDRGSTGPKGVKGDQGASIPGLQGPPGQPGPYNVYSHLLSVESPKNDFGEVLEFEARNRYPGTQLNPAKSCANIEDDGSTDGDYFLNPDSKFIARCDFIKQSACLSLEYDEEPKLCDRKPCWLLKSGFNIGKFYRKQLKNIKYLSTLTGTTHSTHKITIICKYLRLSEESNLQIQLYHMLLIGPEASNETPLHYKVNSENCNSETDEGSAEIEITIIGPFLPITDFYIRDFNEKSELIFDKTEVCFYYK is encoded by the exons ATGGTGAATGTTCAGATATTAGTGTTTTTACTATATAGTTTTCAATTTGTAAATGGAGAGG CAACGGAATCCGGCACTGTATCTACTTCAAGTCAAGAAGCTCCAATACCAGAT GATTCTCAAGCCCAAATAATATCAGCTGAACTGA GAGAATGCGGTTTACGAATA acAGGACCTGGTTTAACATGGCAGAAAGTTACTGTTTGCTCCACAGCGTACGCCAATCCACCAG AGATACCAAAAATAAAGGGAACTCTTGGAGTTACTGGAATACAAGGACTTAAAGGGGAACCAGGATTAAAAGGAGAACCAGGGGCTCAGGGGAGCCTAGGGTTGAAGGGAGAACAAGGCATACAAGGACCACCAGGAGTAAAAGGAGAGCCAGGATTAAGAGGAGTTTTAGGTCCAATGGGTCCTCAAGACCCAGGTTCAGTAGGGTTCCAAAGACGTGGCTTAGTGGGACAGAAAGGTGACAAAGGAAGGATAGGTAAAGATGGTAGTGGGGGAGAAAAGGGGGATCGAGGTTCTACAGGACCTAAAGGAGTGAAAGGTGATCAG gGTGCCTCAATTCCCGGTCTTCAGGGACCTCCCGGTCAACCAGGTCCTTACAATGTATACAGCCATCTCTTGAGTGTTGAATCACCGAAGAACGACTTTGGAG AGGTACTAGAGTTTGAAGCGCGCAACAGGTATCCCGGTACCCAGTTGAATCCAGCGAAATCGTGCGCAAACATTGAAGATGATGGCAGTACTG ATGGAGATTACTTTCTGAACCCCGATAGCAAGTTTATTGCGAGGtgtgattttataaaacaaagcgCGTGTCTTAGTCTAGAGTATGACGAGGAACCTAAACTATGCGACAGGAAGCCATGTTGGCTGTTGAAGTCTGGGTTCAATATTGGGAAGTTTTATAGAAAG caattaaaaaatataaaatatttaagcacCCTTACCGGAACGACACATTCCACTCACAAGATTACCATTATTTGCAAATACCTGAGATTGAGTGAAGAATCAAATTtgcaaatacaattatatcacATGCTGTTAATTGGACCTGAAGCGTCCAACGAGACGCCATTGCATTATAAAGTCAATAGTGAGAATTGT aattCAGAGACTGACGAAGGATCTGCTGAAATAGAAATAACCATAATCGGTCCATTCTTACCAATTacggatttttatataagagattttaatgaaaaatctgaacttatatttgataaaactgaagtctgtttttattataaataa
- the LOC110997761 gene encoding collagen alpha chain, which translates to MVIVRTFVFLVCFYVIYGDAAEFSTPSNEIPEEPKIEAVWDEKCAIRITGSGLKWKGKNNACYAPGQQGAPGPVGPPGIKGPKGSPGIPGPMGEKGIIGDQGPPGVRGPKGEKGAPGEIGQKGETGDAVTGLPGPPGPPGPVPSPLDQCKGEFYYINPIDKFFANCDIKNNNKVCVKFTSKSKKWHKVCEKAAPCWLLQSNLNMDELYGVNMYANIEYLSKFETLHNTQTIEMDCKYVSIENMRILLLHSLKIGIDATERTSVHYEIINSTCNKDTEDGKAELQITLPGPFLPITDLYIADSTEHSELSIKVAEVCFYYII; encoded by the exons ATGGTGATTGTTCGCACGTTTGTGTTTTTAGtgtgtttttatgtaatatatggaGATG CCGCTGAATTCAGTACACCGTCTAAT gaGATTCCAGAGGAGCCTAAAATAGAAGCTGTCTGGG ATGAAAAATGCGCAATACGAATA acagGTTCTGGCTTGAAATGGAAGGGAAAAAACAATGCCTGCTATGCACCAG GTCAACAAGGAGCACCTGGTCCCGTTGGTCCTCCTGGTATTAAAGGTCCTAAGGGATCGCCTGGTATACCAGGGCCTATGGGAGAAAAGGGAATTATTGGAGACCAAGGTCCACCAGGAGTTCGGGGACCAAAGGGGGAAAAAGGCGCGCCGGGAGAGATTGGTCAAAAAGGAGAAAcg ggAGATGCGGTAACGGGCCTTCCCGGTCCTCCTGGACCTCCAGGACCTGTTCCTAGTCCACTGGACCAGTGCAAGG GcgaattttactatattaacCCAATAGACAAATTCTTCGCAAACtgtgacattaaaaataacaacaaagtTTGTGTCAAATTCACAAGTAAAAGTAAGAAATGGCATAAAGTCTGCGAAAAAGCCGCGCCATGTTGGCTTCTAcagtcaaatttaaatatggacGAACTATACGGTGTAAAT atgTATGCCAATATTGAGTATTTAAGCAAATTCGAGACGTTGCATAACACGCAAACAATCGAAATGGACTGCAAATACGTTAGCATAGAGAACATGAGAATTTTACTCCTACACAGCCTCAAAATAGGAATAGATGCTACAGAGCGAACATCGGTgcattatgaaattattaatagcaCTTGTAAT aAAGACACCGAGGATGGTAAAGCCGAATTGCAAATAACATTGCCCGGCCCATTTTTGCCAATAACTGACCTTTACATCGCAGATAGTACTGAGCATTCGGAACTATCTATTAAAGTCGCTGAAGTCTGCttctattacataatttag